Below is a genomic region from Streptomyces ferrugineus.
GTGCCGAGCAGCTCGCGGATGATGGACGCGTTCCGGTACGGGCCCATGCCCAGGTCGGGGCTGGTGATGCTGTGGGTGTGGACGCCGGCGTTCTGCAGGAATACGCCGCGGCCGGTGGTGTCGATGGAGTAGTTGCGGTCGACGTCGAAGCGGCCGTGGCCGTCGAAGCGGAGGCGGTCGCGGATCCCGGCGAGGAACGCCGGGGGCTCGTAGTGGTAGCCGGTGGCCAGGACCAGGCCCTCGGTGTGGATCTCGAAGTCCTTGCCCTGCTCGTCCTGGCGGAAGCCCAGCGTGTACTGCCCGTCCTCGTAGGCCGCGCTGTGCAGCGAGGAGTTGGTGAGCAGGCGGGTGGGGACCGGGCGGCCGCCGCTGGTGACGTTCTTCTGGTACAGCAGGTCGAAGATCGAGTCGATCAGTTCCGAGTTGATGCCCTTGAACAGGCCCTTCTGCTGCTTCTCCAGCCGGTAGCGGGTCTCCTCGGGCAGCGCGCGGAAGTAGTCGATGTAGTCCGGGGACGTCATCTCCAGCGTCAGCTTGGTGTACTCCAGCGGGAAGAACCGCGGGGAGCGGGTGACCCAGTTGAGCTGGTAGCCGTGGACGTCGATCTCGGCGAGCAGCTCGTAGTAGATCTCCGCGGCGCTCTGACCGCTGCCGACGATCGTGATCGACTTCTTCCGCTGCAGCTCGGGCTTGCGGTGCATGTACTGCGCGTTGTGGAAGAGGTCGCCGCCGAGGTCCTCGCACGCCGCCGGGACGAACGGGGTCGTGCCCGTGCCGAGGACCAGGTGACGGGCGCGGTAGACGTCACCGGCGGCGGTCGTCACGACGTAGACCTCGGCCCCTTGGTCGTACGTCACCTCCGTCACCGTCGTATTGAAGCGGACGCTGCTCAGCTGGTTCGCGGCCCAGCGGCAGTAGTCGTCGTACTCGACCCGCAGCGGGTAGAAGTTCTCGCGGATGTAGAACGAGTACAGCCGGCCCTTCTCCTTCAGGTAGTTCAGGAAGGAGTACGGCGAGGTCGGGTCGGCCAGGGTGACCAGGTCCGACATGAACGGCGTCTGGAGGTGGGCGCCGTCCAGGAACATGCCCGCGTGCCACTCGAAGTCCGGCTTCGACTCCAGGAACACGCCGTCGAGTTCGTCGATCGGCTCGGTCAGGCAGGCGAGGCCGAGGTTGAACGGGCCGAGCCCGATCCCCACGAAGTCATGAGTCGCGGGAAAAGGGGCCGGGTTTTCAGGACGCGCGGTCAAGGGACTCTCCCAGGTACTGCTCGGCGTGGCCGGCGATCAGGTCGAGGACGGCGGCGATGTCTTCGGTCGTCGTCTCGGGGTTGAGCAGGGTGAACTTCAGATAGTGGCGACCGCCGACCTTGGTGCCCGCGACCACCGCGTCGCCGGAGGCGAACAGGGCCTTGCGGGCGTACAGGTTGGCGCGGTCGATCTCGGCCGGGTCGGTGACGGCGGCCGGGATGTAGCGGAAGACGAGGGTGGAGAGGGTGGGCTCGACGACCACGTCGTAGCGGGGGTCGGCGGCCAGCAGCCGCCAGCCCTCCACCGCCAGGTCGCAGACCTCGTCGAAGAGCTGCCCGATGCCGTCGGCGCCCATCACGCGCAGGGTCATCCACAGCTTGAGGGCGTCGAACCGGCGGGTGGTCTGCAGGGACTTGTCGACCTGGTTGGGGATGCGCTCGGTGACCATGCGGCGCGGGTTGAGGTACTCCGCGTGGTAGGTGGCGTGGCGCAGGGTGGAGGCGTCGCGGACCAGCACGGCGGAGGAACTCACCGGCTGGAAGAAGGACTTGTGGTAGTCGACGGTGACCGAGTCGGCGCGTTCGATGCCCTCGATGCGGTCCCGGTACTTCAGGGAGGCCAGCAGCCCGCAGCCGTAGGCGGCGTCGACGTGCATCCAGGCGCCGAACTGCTCGCACAGCTCGGCGATCTCGGGCAGCGGGTCGATGGAGCCGAAGTCGGTGGTGCCCGCGGTGGCGACGACGGCCATCGGGATCAGGCCGTCCCTGCGGCAGCGCTCCAGCTCATGGGCGAGCGCGACGGTCTGCATCCGCTTGTCGTGGTCGACGGGGACGGAGATCACGGAGTCCTGGCCGAGGCCGAGCAGTTTCGCCGACTTCTTCACGCTGAAGTGGCTGACCTCGGAGGCGAAGACGCGCAGTTTGGCGAGTGAGTCGGTCTTGGCCTCCTCGCGGGCCAGCAGCAGCGCCTGGAGGTTGGACTGCGTGCCGCCCGAGGTGAAGACGCCGTCGGCGTTCTCGCCCAGCCCTATTCGGTCCGTCGTCCAGTCGATGAGCTTGCGCTCGATCAGGGTGCCGCCGGCCGACTGGTCCCAGGTGTCCAGGGAGGAGTTGACGGCGGACAGGACCGCCTCGCCGAGCACGGCCGGGATGACGACCGGGCAGTTGAGGTGGGCGAGATAGCGGGGGTGGTGGAAGTAGATCGCGTCCCTGAGGTAGACGTCCTCCAGCTCGTCGAGGACCGCGGCGGTGTCCAGCAGCGGCTTGTCGAGGTCGATCGCGTCGATGGTGGGGGCCAGGGCGTCGACCGTGACGCCGGTGAACGGACGGTCGGTGGCGGCGAGTTTGGCGGCCACCCGCTCGATACCTTCGGTCACGGAGCTGCGGTACCGCTCCGCGGTCGTGTCATTGAGCAGGTGCGAGCGCATGTGGGGTGTCCTCCGATGGGGAGCTCTCAACTTAGGTTAGCCTAACCTAAGTAACGCAGATTCAGGGCAGCCTCGGCCGTGACTGTGATCACTCCGGTCCCAGGGGTGATTACTCGGCCGCGCGCAGCTGTTCTTCGGTCATTCCGTGCCGCCAGTAGCCGACGAAGGTGACCCGGCGCCGGTCGATCCCGCGTTCGCCGACGAAGTGCCGGCGCAGCGCCTTCACGCACCCGGACTCTCCCGCGATCCAGACGTACGGGCGCTCGGCGGGCGGGAGTTGGGCAGCGCGGATGGCGTCGAGCCCGTCCTCCCGCACGAGCCAGGTGATCTCGGCGTCGGCCTCGGTCACCAGGTCCTGGATGTCCCCGGCGTCCTGCACCTCCAGCCACACCCGGGCACGGGTGCCGGCCGGCAGCGTTTCGAGGATGGCGGAGACGGCCGGTACGGCGGTCTCGTCGCCCCAGATCACCACGAGGTCGGTGTCCTCGGGCGACCGGAACCGGATGGCCCGGTTGTCGGCTACGGCCGGTCCGAGCAGCAGGACGCGATCCCCGGCGGCGGCGCGGGAGGCCCAGTGGGAGGCGGGGCCCGCCGGGGTGTGCAGGACGAAGTCGATGTCGATCTCGTCGGGATTCCGGCGCAGGGCGCGGAGCGTGTAGGAGCGCATCACGGCCCGTACGTCGTCCGGGAGTTCACGCCAGCCCTGCCACCAGCCGTCACCGAGCTCGATGGGCACCTGGGGCTCGGTCTGGCCGGGGTGCGGCAGGAAGAGCGACAGGCTCTGGTCGCGTCCGTCGGAGAAGAAGTGCCGCAGATCCTCCCCGCCGAAGGTGACCCGGACCAGAGACGGCCCGAGCCGCCTCGTCCGTACGACCTGGAGGGAGAAGAAACGGAACGGGGCGGCTACGGCGGTCGTCATATGTGCTCCTGAGGTGACGCGCCCCAAAGGGGCGCGGGGCTGCATCCGACATGCGGCTCCGCCGCGTGGGCGCGACCAGCCACGACGGACGCGCGGTTCACCACGGTGCGGTGGGCCTACGGCGCTGAAGCGGCTCTCCCGGCGGAGCGCCTAGGCGACCTTCTTGGCCTTCTCGATGGCCTCGGCAAGACTGGTCAGCAGCGGCGTGCACTTGTCGTAGGACAGAATCGGCTCGGGCGACCGCGCGATGACCTGTCCGGCCTTCACCGCCGGCAGCTTCTTCCACGTCGCCTCGGTGATGTCCGCCGGCTGGATCGTCGAGGACCGGTCGTCCATCATGATGATGTCGGCCGGGTACTTGTCGACGTTCTCCCAGCTCAGCGACTCGAACCAGCCGCCACCCTCCTTCTTGGCGCTCTCCGGCGGCTCCACGAAGTTCACGCCGAGGGCCTTGAAGTACTCCAGGTCGATGGAGAGGTTGGTGCCGGAGACGTAGAAGATGTCCTGGCTGGCGGAACCGGCCATCACCTTGATCTCGGGACGGGACTTCGCCGCCTTGCGCAGCCGCTCCGCGGCCGCCTCGAACTCCTTCTTGGACTGGGCGGCCTTGTCGGCCTTCATGTCCGCGCCGAGGGACTCGGCCAGCTCCCACATCCGCTGCAGCGGCTGGGTCAGCTGGCGGTCGTAGACGGAGATCGCGGCGCTCGGGGCGAGCTTGGCGATCTTGTCCTTGGACGCCTCGGGGACGTACCAGAGGGTGCCGGCGCTGTCGAAGGTCGTGGAGATGAGGACCTCGGGGGTGAACGCCGCGTACTGCTCGACGTTGAACTGGTCCCAGACGTTGCCGAAGACGGTCAGCTTGCTGACGTCCATGTCGCCGGCCTGGACGTCGGCCTTGCCGTCCTGGGTCTTGGTCGGGCCGAAGACGCCCTTGACCTCGATGCCGTAGTCGTACAGGGCGGCCGCGACCCCGACGAAGGCGACGATCTTCGTCGGGACCTTGTCGAGCTTCACGGTGGTGCCGCGGTCGTCCTTGAACGTCCAGGGGCCGGACTTGGCAGCCGTCGTGGCCTCGTCCGAGCCACCGCTTTTCGCGTCGTCGTCCCCGCAGGCTGCGAGCACGGCCCCGAGGCCGAGGGCGCCGCCCGCGGCGAGGATGCCGCGGCGGGTGAGGTGGGTGGCTCTTGCGTTGGGCATGGCTACGCTGCTTTCGAACAGGGCGGATCACCGGCCGGACAATTCGAAGGTAGGTTAGCCTAACCTCAGCTGATGTCCAGGGGGTGGGGGTCCTTGGGATCGAAGCTGTGGCTGCCCTGTGGGATGCGTACCCTCAGCCCACGAGCCCCAACTCCCTTGCAATCAGCATGCGTTGGACTTCGCTGGTGCCCTCGCCGATCTCCAGGATCTTGGAGTCCCGCCACATCCGGGCCACCGGATACTCGTTCATGAAGCCATAGCCGCCGTGGATCTGCGTCGCGTCGCGGGCGTTGTCCACCGCGATGGTGGACGAGTACAGCTTCGCCAGCGCCGCCTCCTTCTTGAAGGGCTCCCCGGCCACCAGCCGGGAGGCCGCGTCGCGCCACGCCAGCCGCGCCGTGTGGGCCTTCATCTCCATGTCGGCGATCTTGAACTGGATGGCCTGGTTGGCGCCGATCGGACGGCCGAACGCGTGGCGTTCCTTGGCGTACTTCACCGACTCGTCCACACAGCCCTGCGCCAGGCCCGTCCCCAGCGCCGCGATGGCGATCCGGCCCTCGTCCAGGATGCGCAGGAACTGCGCGTACCCACGGCCCTCCTCGCCCAGGAGGTTGGCCGCCGGGACCCGGACGTCCTGGAAGGACAGCTCACGGGTGTCGGAGGCGTTCCAGCCGACCTTGGAGTAGGGGGCGGCGACCGTGAAGCCCGGGGTGCCGGACGGGACGATGATCGAGGAGATGAGCGGCTTGCCGTCCGGCGCCCGGCCGGTCACCGCCGTGACCGTGACCAGACCCGTGATGTCCGTACCGGAGTTGGTGATGAAGCACTTGGTGCCGTTGATCACCCACTCACCGGTCTCCGCGTCCAGGCGGGCCGTCGTGCGCGTCGCGCCCGCGTCCGAGCCGCCGTCGGGCTCGGTCAGGCCGAAGGCGCCGAGTATCTCGCCGGAGCACAGCCGCGGCAGCCACCGCCGCTTCTGCTCCTCGGTGCCGAAGAGATGGATCGGCATGGCGCCCAGCGAGACCCCGGCCTCCAGGGTGATGGCGACCGAGGAGTCCACCCGGGCCAGCTCCTCCAGCGCGATGCCCAGCGCCAGATAGTCGCCGCCCATGCCGCCGTGCTCCTCGGGGAACGGCAGACCGAACAGGCCCATGCGGCCCATCTCCCGCACGATCTCGTACGGGAACTCATGACGCTCGTAGAAGTCGCCGATCTTCGGCGCCACGACGTCGTGGGCGAACTCCTCCACCGTACGGCGGAGTTCCTCCAGTTCGGGGGAGAGACGGTGGTCCATGGCTGTTCACTGCTCCTTGTGGGAGAGGGCTCGGACGGTGCGGGACGGGCTGGGTCGGCCCAGTTGCTCGGCCATCCACGCGCTCGTGGCGACGAGGCGGTCGAGGTCGACTCCGGTGTCGATGCCGAGGCCCCGCAGCATCCACAGGAGGTCTTCGGTGGCGAGGTTGCCGGTGGCGGACCTGGCGTACGGGCAGCCGCCCAGGCCGCCGGCGGAGGCGTCGATCGTCGTGACGCCGTGCTGCAGGGCGGCGTAGGTGTTGGCGAGGGCCTGGCCGTAGGTGTCGTGGAAGTGCACGCCGAGGACGTTCGTCGGCACTCCCTGCTCATTGAGGAGGGAGAGCAGTTCGAGTACGTGTCCCGGTGTCGCGACGCCGATGGTGTCGCCGAGGCTCAGCTCGTCGCAGCCCATCGCCACGAGGGCCTTGCAGACGCGGGCGACCTGGTGGAGCGGGACGGCGCCCTCCCAGGGGTCGCCGAAGCACATGGAGACGTAGCCGCGCACATGCAGCCCCTCGTCCTTGGCGCGCCGCACCACCGGGTCGAAGACCGCCAGCGACTCGTCCAGCGTGCGGTTGAGGTTGGCCTTGGCGAAGGACTCCGTGGCGCTGGCGAAGACGGCGACCCGGCGGGCGCCCAGCGCCAGGGCGCGGTCCAGGCCGCGGCTGTTGGGGACCAGGACGGGCAGATGTACCCCCTCCAGGCCGCTGACCAGTGGGAACAGCTGCTCGGCGTCCGCGAGTTGGGGCACCCACTTGGGGTGGACGAAGCTGGTGGCCTCGATCGTCGTGAGCCCCGCGTCGGCGAGGCGGCGCACGAACTCCGCCTTGACCTCGGTCGGGACGGTCGACTTCTCGTTCTGCAGTCCGTCGCGGGCGCCCACCTCGTGGATGCGGACCCGGGCGGGCAGATCCGCGGCCGGCACGGCCATGGGCAGGGTCATCGCTCCTCCTCCACGGATGCCTCCACGGGTGCATCCGCGGATGCCTCCGCGGGTGTGACGACCGCCAGGACCTGGTCCATGGCGACCGCCGTGCCGGGTGTGACGTCCAGTTCGGCGACCGTGCCGGCGTGCGGGGCGGAGATGACGTGCTCCATCTTCATCGCCTCGACGACCAGCAGGCTCTGACCGGCGGCCACCTCGTCCCCGACGGCGACCTTCACCACGGTGACCGTGCCGGGCATGGGCGCGGTGAGCGAGTCGGCGCCGGCGTGCGCGGCCCCGGTCAGGGACGCGGCGACCGGGTCGTGGTCGCGCACGTGCCAGGCGTCGCCGTCGCGGCCGAGCCAGTCGGCGGCGCGGTGGAAGGTGTGGCGGACGCCGTCGAGGGTGACGGCCACCCGGTCGTCCGTGACGGTGGCGGAGCCGCGCGGGACGTACTCCACGGGGTCGGTGATCCGCAGCGGGAAGCCGACGGGCCTGGGCTCGCCGCCCAGCCGCCAGCCGCTCGGCACGGAGAACGGATCGGTCCACCCGCCGCCGCGAGGCCGCAGCGCCTCCAGCCGTACGGCCGCCGCGGCTTCGTACACCTCCTCCGGTACGTCGGTGGGGACCAGGTCGTCGACGACGCGCTCGACCAGCCCCGTGTCCAACTCGCCTGCCACGACCGCCGGATGCGCGAGCAGCCGCCGCAGGAACCCGGCGTTCGTCGGCACGCCCAGCGTCACCGTCTCCGCGAGAGCCGACCGGAGCTTCCTGAGCGCGGTCGCGCGGTCGGGGCCGTGGGCGATCACCTTGGACAGCATCGGGTCGTACAGGCTCCCGACCTCCGTGCCCTCGCTGAGCCCGGAGTCGGTGCGGATGCCGTCGCCCTGGGGCTCGCGCAGCTTCAGGACGGTGCCGCCGGAGGGCAGGAAGCCGCGCGAGCCCTCTTTGACGGACACCGTCTCGGCGCAGATGCGGGCCTCGATGGCGTGGCCGGTGAGGCGGAGGTCGTCCTGCGCGAAGGCGAGCGGCTCGCCCGCCGCCACCCGCAACTGCCACTCCACCAGGTCCACGCCCGTGATCAGCTCGGTGACCGGATGTTCCACCTGGAGGCGGGTGTTCATCTCCATGAAGTAGTACGAGGACGGGTCCCCGCCCGGCACGATGAACTCGACCGTGCCCGCGCCCCGGTAGCCGCAGGACCGGGCCGCCTGCACCGCCGCCTCGCCCATCGACGCGCGCGTGGCCTCGTCGAGGAGCACGCTGGGCGCCTCCTCGACGATCTTCTGGTGCCGGCGTTGCAGCGAGCACTCGCGCTCGCCCAGGTGGACGACGTTGCCGTGGCCGTCGGCCAGGACCTGGATCTCGATGTGCCGGGGCCGGTCGATCCACCGCTCGACGAGGAGGGTGTCGTCACCGAAGGAGGCGCGGGCCTCACGGCGGGCGGCGGCGATCTCGTCCTCCAGCACCGACAGGTCCCGGATCAGCCGCATCCCCTTGCCGCCACCGCCCGCGCTGGGCTTGAGCAGCACGGGGGCGCCCAGCTCGCGGGCCGCGTCGGCGAGTTCGGGGTCACGGCCGCCGGGCACCACCGGCACGCCCGCCGCCCGCACCGTCTCCTTGGCGCGGATCTTGTCGCCCATGAGGGAGATGGCGTCCGCGGGCGGCCCGATGAAGACCAGCCCCGCCTCGGCGCACGCGCGCGCGAAGCCGGCGTTCTCCGCGAGGAAGCCGTAGCCGGGGTGGACGGCCTGGGCGCCGGTGCGGGCGGCGGCCTCAAGGAGGCGCTCCGCGGACAGATAGCTCTCGGCCGCCGGCGCCGGACCGATCCGTACCGCCGTGTCGGCCTCGCGCACATGGCGGGCGTCGGCGTCCGCGTCGGAGTGGACGGCCACGGAGCGCACGCCCAGCGACCGCAGCGTCCGGATCACCCGTACGGCGATCTCGCCCCGGTTGGCCACGAGCACGGTGTCGAACATGGTCATCCTCGAAATCCCCCTCACATCCGGAAGACGCCGAACTGGGGCTCACCCAGAGGCGCGTTGCCGCAGGCGGTCAGTGCCAGGCCCAGCACCTGCCGGGTCTGAAGCGGGTCGATGACGCCGTCGTCCCAGAGGCGGGCGGTGGCGTAGTAGGCGTTGCCCTGGCGTTCGTACTGCTCCCGGACGGGCGCCTTGAAGCTCTCCTCGGCCTCGGCCGGCCAGTCCTCGCCGCGCGCCTCCAACTGGTCGCGCTTGACGGTCGCGAGGACCGAGGCGGCCTGCTCGCCGCCCATGACCGAGATCTTGGCGTTGGGCCACATCCACAGGAAGCGGGGCGAGTACGCCCGCCCGCACATGGAGTAGTTCCCGGCGCCGTAGGAGCCGCCGACGACGACCGTCAGCTTCGGGACCCTCGTACAGGCCACCGCCGTCACCATCTTGGCGCCGTGCTTGGCGATGCCGCCGGCCTCGTAGTCCTTGCCGACCATGAAGCCGGAGATGTTCTGCAGGAACACCAGCGGGATCCCGCGCTGGTCGCACAGTTCGATGAAGTGGGCGCCCTTCTGGGCGGACTCGGAGAACAGGATGCCGTTGTTGGCGACGATGCCGACCGGGTGGCCGTGGACGCGGGCGAAGCCGGTGACCAGGGTCTGCCCGAACTCGGCCTTGAACTCCGCGAAGCGGGAGCCGTCGACCACGCGCGCGATGATCTCGCGCACGTCGTAGGGGGTGCGGGAGTCGACGGGGACGGCGCCGTAGAGGCCGTGGGGGTCGACCTTGGGCTCGACGGCGGGCTGGACCTCCCACGGCAGCGACCCGCGCGCGGGGAGGGTGGCGACGATGTTCCGCACGATCCGCAGCGCGTGCGCGTCGTCCTCGGCGAGGTGGTCGGTCACGCCGGACACGCGGGAGTGGACCTCGCCGCCGCCCAGCTCCTCAGCGGTGACGACCTCGCCGGTGGCGGCCTTCACCAGCGGGGGGCCGCCCAGGAAGATGGTCCCCTGGTTCCGGACGATGACGGCCTCGTCGCTCATCGCGGGGACGTAGGCGCCGCCGGCCGTGCACGAGCCGAGCACGGCGGCGATCTGCGGGATCCCGGCGCCCGACATGCGGGCCTGGTTGTAGAAGATCCGTCCGAAGTGCTCGCGGTCGGGGAAGACCTCGTCCTGCATCGGCAGGAAGGCCCCGCCGGAGTCGACGAGATACAGACACGGCAGCCGGTTCTCCAGGGCCACCTCCTGCGCGCGCAGGTGCTTCTTCACGGTCATCGGGTAGTACGTCCCGCCCTTGACCGTGGCGTCGTTCGCGACGATCACGCACTCGCGCCCGCTGACCCTGCCGATCCCGGCGATGACCCCGGCCGCCGGGGCCTGGCCGTCGTACAGCCCGTCGGCGGCGAGGGGCGCCAGCTCCAGGAAGGGCGAGCCGGGGTCGAGGAGGGTGTCCACCCGGTCCCTCGGCAGCAGCTTGCCGCGCGCGGTGTGCCGGGCGCGGGCCTTCTCACCGCCGCCGAGCCGGGCCGCGGCGAGCTTGCCGCGCAGCTCCTCGACGAGCGCCCGGTGGGCCTCCTCGTTGGCCCGAAAGGCCTCCGACGCGGGATCAGCCGCGCTGTGAAGCTCCGGTGCCTCATGCATCCTGCGGTCCCCTCACCAAGTGATCGCCTGTTGGACGTGTTAATGAGCGTTAACCATTTCCTCCAGGTTAACGACCGCTAACCTCCCTGTCTAGAATTGCTTTCATGGCCACGAGAACCGACGCCCCCACCCGCCGCGAACAGATCCTCAAGGAGGCCGCACGGCTCTTCGCCGAGCGCGGCTTCCACGGCGTCGGCGTCGACGAGATAGGCGCCGCCGTGGGCATCAGCGGCCCCGGTCTCTACCG
It encodes:
- a CDS encoding lysine N(6)-hydroxylase/L-ornithine N(5)-oxygenase family protein, which encodes MTARPENPAPFPATHDFVGIGLGPFNLGLACLTEPIDELDGVFLESKPDFEWHAGMFLDGAHLQTPFMSDLVTLADPTSPYSFLNYLKEKGRLYSFYIRENFYPLRVEYDDYCRWAANQLSSVRFNTTVTEVTYDQGAEVYVVTTAAGDVYRARHLVLGTGTTPFVPAACEDLGGDLFHNAQYMHRKPELQRKKSITIVGSGQSAAEIYYELLAEIDVHGYQLNWVTRSPRFFPLEYTKLTLEMTSPDYIDYFRALPEETRYRLEKQQKGLFKGINSELIDSIFDLLYQKNVTSGGRPVPTRLLTNSSLHSAAYEDGQYTLGFRQDEQGKDFEIHTEGLVLATGYHYEPPAFLAGIRDRLRFDGHGRFDVDRNYSIDTTGRGVFLQNAGVHTHSITSPDLGMGPYRNASIIRELLGTEYYPVEKTIAFQEFAV
- the desA gene encoding lysine decarboxylase DesA, which encodes MRSHLLNDTTAERYRSSVTEGIERVAAKLAATDRPFTGVTVDALAPTIDAIDLDKPLLDTAAVLDELEDVYLRDAIYFHHPRYLAHLNCPVVIPAVLGEAVLSAVNSSLDTWDQSAGGTLIERKLIDWTTDRIGLGENADGVFTSGGTQSNLQALLLAREEAKTDSLAKLRVFASEVSHFSVKKSAKLLGLGQDSVISVPVDHDKRMQTVALAHELERCRRDGLIPMAVVATAGTTDFGSIDPLPEIAELCEQFGAWMHVDAAYGCGLLASLKYRDRIEGIERADSVTVDYHKSFFQPVSSSAVLVRDASTLRHATYHAEYLNPRRMVTERIPNQVDKSLQTTRRFDALKLWMTLRVMGADGIGQLFDEVCDLAVEGWRLLAADPRYDVVVEPTLSTLVFRYIPAAVTDPAEIDRANLYARKALFASGDAVVAGTKVGGRHYLKFTLLNPETTTEDIAAVLDLIAGHAEQYLGESLDRAS
- a CDS encoding siderophore-interacting protein → MTTAVAAPFRFFSLQVVRTRRLGPSLVRVTFGGEDLRHFFSDGRDQSLSLFLPHPGQTEPQVPIELGDGWWQGWRELPDDVRAVMRSYTLRALRRNPDEIDIDFVLHTPAGPASHWASRAAAGDRVLLLGPAVADNRAIRFRSPEDTDLVVIWGDETAVPAVSAILETLPAGTRARVWLEVQDAGDIQDLVTEADAEITWLVREDGLDAIRAAQLPPAERPYVWIAGESGCVKALRRHFVGERGIDRRRVTFVGYWRHGMTEEQLRAAE
- a CDS encoding ABC transporter substrate-binding protein; this encodes MPNARATHLTRRGILAAGGALGLGAVLAACGDDDAKSGGSDEATTAAKSGPWTFKDDRGTTVKLDKVPTKIVAFVGVAAALYDYGIEVKGVFGPTKTQDGKADVQAGDMDVSKLTVFGNVWDQFNVEQYAAFTPEVLISTTFDSAGTLWYVPEASKDKIAKLAPSAAISVYDRQLTQPLQRMWELAESLGADMKADKAAQSKKEFEAAAERLRKAAKSRPEIKVMAGSASQDIFYVSGTNLSIDLEYFKALGVNFVEPPESAKKEGGGWFESLSWENVDKYPADIIMMDDRSSTIQPADITEATWKKLPAVKAGQVIARSPEPILSYDKCTPLLTSLAEAIEKAKKVA
- a CDS encoding acyl-CoA dehydrogenase family protein — translated: MDHRLSPELEELRRTVEEFAHDVVAPKIGDFYERHEFPYEIVREMGRMGLFGLPFPEEHGGMGGDYLALGIALEELARVDSSVAITLEAGVSLGAMPIHLFGTEEQKRRWLPRLCSGEILGAFGLTEPDGGSDAGATRTTARLDAETGEWVINGTKCFITNSGTDITGLVTVTAVTGRAPDGKPLISSIIVPSGTPGFTVAAPYSKVGWNASDTRELSFQDVRVPAANLLGEEGRGYAQFLRILDEGRIAIAALGTGLAQGCVDESVKYAKERHAFGRPIGANQAIQFKIADMEMKAHTARLAWRDAASRLVAGEPFKKEAALAKLYSSTIAVDNARDATQIHGGYGFMNEYPVARMWRDSKILEIGEGTSEVQRMLIARELGLVG
- a CDS encoding hydroxymethylglutaryl-CoA lyase; the protein is MTLPMAVPAADLPARVRIHEVGARDGLQNEKSTVPTEVKAEFVRRLADAGLTTIEATSFVHPKWVPQLADAEQLFPLVSGLEGVHLPVLVPNSRGLDRALALGARRVAVFASATESFAKANLNRTLDESLAVFDPVVRRAKDEGLHVRGYVSMCFGDPWEGAVPLHQVARVCKALVAMGCDELSLGDTIGVATPGHVLELLSLLNEQGVPTNVLGVHFHDTYGQALANTYAALQHGVTTIDASAGGLGGCPYARSATGNLATEDLLWMLRGLGIDTGVDLDRLVATSAWMAEQLGRPSPSRTVRALSHKEQ
- a CDS encoding ATP-binding protein, yielding MFDTVLVANRGEIAVRVIRTLRSLGVRSVAVHSDADADARHVREADTAVRIGPAPAAESYLSAERLLEAAARTGAQAVHPGYGFLAENAGFARACAEAGLVFIGPPADAISLMGDKIRAKETVRAAGVPVVPGGRDPELADAARELGAPVLLKPSAGGGGKGMRLIRDLSVLEDEIAAARREARASFGDDTLLVERWIDRPRHIEIQVLADGHGNVVHLGERECSLQRRHQKIVEEAPSVLLDEATRASMGEAAVQAARSCGYRGAGTVEFIVPGGDPSSYYFMEMNTRLQVEHPVTELITGVDLVEWQLRVAAGEPLAFAQDDLRLTGHAIEARICAETVSVKEGSRGFLPSGGTVLKLREPQGDGIRTDSGLSEGTEVGSLYDPMLSKVIAHGPDRATALRKLRSALAETVTLGVPTNAGFLRRLLAHPAVVAGELDTGLVERVVDDLVPTDVPEEVYEAAAAVRLEALRPRGGGWTDPFSVPSGWRLGGEPRPVGFPLRITDPVEYVPRGSATVTDDRVAVTLDGVRHTFHRAADWLGRDGDAWHVRDHDPVAASLTGAAHAGADSLTAPMPGTVTVVKVAVGDEVAAGQSLLVVEAMKMEHVISAPHAGTVAELDVTPGTAVAMDQVLAVVTPAEASADAPVEASVEEER
- a CDS encoding carboxyl transferase domain-containing protein encodes the protein MHEAPELHSAADPASEAFRANEEAHRALVEELRGKLAAARLGGGEKARARHTARGKLLPRDRVDTLLDPGSPFLELAPLAADGLYDGQAPAAGVIAGIGRVSGRECVIVANDATVKGGTYYPMTVKKHLRAQEVALENRLPCLYLVDSGGAFLPMQDEVFPDREHFGRIFYNQARMSGAGIPQIAAVLGSCTAGGAYVPAMSDEAVIVRNQGTIFLGGPPLVKAATGEVVTAEELGGGEVHSRVSGVTDHLAEDDAHALRIVRNIVATLPARGSLPWEVQPAVEPKVDPHGLYGAVPVDSRTPYDVREIIARVVDGSRFAEFKAEFGQTLVTGFARVHGHPVGIVANNGILFSESAQKGAHFIELCDQRGIPLVFLQNISGFMVGKDYEAGGIAKHGAKMVTAVACTRVPKLTVVVGGSYGAGNYSMCGRAYSPRFLWMWPNAKISVMGGEQAASVLATVKRDQLEARGEDWPAEAEESFKAPVREQYERQGNAYYATARLWDDGVIDPLQTRQVLGLALTACGNAPLGEPQFGVFRM